The following DNA comes from Kitasatospora sp. NBC_01287.
ACGGCGAGGTCTTCCTGCGCGGGGCGGCCGCGCTGGGCATCGAGGCCCGGGTGGGACCGGTCGCCATCACCAACGGTCGCTTCGGCAATCGCCCGCACTGCGTCTACCGGGGCTTCTGCCTGCAGGGCTGCAAGGTCAACGCCAAGGGCTCCACGCTGATCACCCACATCCCCGACGCGCTCGCGCACGGCGCGGAGATCCGCACCGGGTCGATGGCCGCCGCGATCGAGACGGACGCCCAGGGCCGCTACGCGACCGGGGTGCGCTACCTGCGCGAGGGCCGCGAACACGTCCAGCGCGCCCGGATGGTGGCGGTGGCCGGCTACGCGATCGAGACCCCGCGGCTGCTGCTCAACTCCGCCGACCGCCGCTTCCCCGACGGGCTGTGCAACGACCACGACCTGGTGGGGCGCTACGTCATGGTGCAGGGCGCGCCGCAGACCGCCGGCCGGTTCGCGGACGAGATCCGCGCCTACAAGGCCCCTCCGCCGGAGGTGAGTTCGGAGGTGTTCTACGAGACCGACCCGGCCAAGCCCTACCGGCGCGGGTACGCGATCCAGACCGTCTCGCCACTGCCGATCACCTGGGCCGAGCACGTCGCCGCCCAGGGTCACTGGGGCCGCGACCTGCGCGGCTACTTGCAGGACTACATCCACTGGGCCACCCTCGGCGCGCTCTGCGAGCTGCTCCCCCAGGCCGGCAACCGGGTCACCCTCGCCGACGAGCGGGACCGCCACGGCCTGCCGGTGGCGAACTTCTCGTACAGCCAGTGCGACAACGACCGTGCCGTGATCAAGGCGGCGCGCACCACGATGGAGGAGATCCTGCGCGCCGCCGGCGCCACCGAGGTGATCACCATCGAGCGCTACGCCCACCTGGTCGGCGGCTGCCGGATGGCGGCGGACGCCGAACACGGCGTCGTCGACGGCGATCTGCGCACCTTCGCGATCCCCAACCTGCTGATCACCGACGGCAGCGTGCTGCCGACCCAGGGGTCGGCCAACCCGGCGCTCACCATCATGGCCCTGGTCGACCGCGCCGCCCGCCGCCTGGTGGCGGGCGAGCGTCAGGGCCTGCGCACCCCGACGGAAGGCGGCTCGGCATGACCCCCGACTCCCCGCTCCTGGAGAGCCTCGACGTCCAGGTGCTGACCGTCCCCACCGACGGGCCCGAGGCGGACGGCACCCTCGCCTGGGACGCCACCACGATGGTGCTCGTGCAGGCCCGGGCAGGCGGCGCGACGGGTCTCGGCTGGACCTACGGCGCGCCCGCCACCGCGGCGGTGATCCGCGACCAGCTGGCCGAACTCGTGCTGGACCGGCCGGCGTTCGACGTGCCGGCCGCCAACGAGGCGATGGGCAGGGCGGTCCGCAACGCGGGGCGCCCCGGCCTGGTCGCCGGGGCGGTCTCGGCCGTCGACATCGCGCTCTGGGACCTCAAGGCCCGGCTGCTCGACCTGCCGCTGGTCGACCTGCTGGGAGCAGCCCGCCAGGACGTGCCCGTCTACGGCAGCGGCGGCTTCACCAGCTACGACGAGCGGCGCCTGACGGACCAGCTGCGGCACTGGACGGACGAGCAGGAGATCCCCCGCGTCAAGATCAAGATCGGCGAGTCCTGGGGCACGTGCGAGGAACGCGACCTGCGGCGCACCGAGCAGGCCCGCGCGGCGATCGGCGACGACACCGAGCTGTACGTGGACGCCAACGGCGGCTACCAGCGCAAGCAGGCCGTCCGCCTCGCCCGCACGTTCGCCGGCCTGGGCGTCAGCTGGTTCGAGGAGCCCGTCTCCTCCGACGACCTGGCCGGGCTCGCCCTGGTCCGCGACGCCGTCACCGCGGACGTGACCGCCGGGGAGTACGGCTACGACCTGCCGTACTTCGCCCGGATGATCCCCTCGGTGGACTGCCTGCAGGCGGACGCCACCCGCTGCGGCGGCCTCACCGGCTGGCTGCGCGCCGCTGCCCTGGCCCAGGCGAACGGCCTGCAGCTGTCCGGCCACTGCGCGCCGCACGTCCACGCCCACGCGGCCGCCGCGATCCCCAACCTGCGCCACCTGGAGTGGTTCCACGACCACGTCCGGATCGAGGAGTTGCTCTTCGAAGGGACCTTGGACCCGCGCGGCGGGACGCTGCGCCCCGGCCGGGACGGCGCCCCCGGGCTCGGCCTGACCCTGCGAGCCGACCGTGCCGAGCGCTACCGCACCGCCTGACCCACCGTCATCCCCGCTCCGGGGAAGGCGATCCAGACCCGTGAGGAGACCAACCCGTGCACCCCGCCCCGCCGCCCCCGCACGTCCTGCGCGACTACGCGCTGCTCGCCGACGGCGAGCGCGGCGCCCTCGTCGGCCCGCGCGGGGACCTCGCCTGGATGTGCGCCCCGCGCTGGGACAGCGACGCCGTCTTCGCCGCACTGATCGGCGGCCCCGGCTGGTACTGCGTCACCCCGGCCGCCCCGTACGTGTGGGGCGGCTACTACGAGGGCGGCTCCCTCATCTGGCGCAGCCGCTGGACCACCACCAGCGGCATCATCGAGTGCCGGGAGGCCCTCGCCCACCCGGGCGATCCGCACCGCGCGGTGCTGCTGCGCCGGATCATCGCCGTCGACGGGCCGGCCACCGTGGACGTCGCGCTGCAACCCGCCGCGGGCTTCGGCGACCACCCGGCCCGCGGGCTGCACCGCGACGAGACCGGACGCTGGACCGGACGGGCGGGCGACCTGCACCTGCGCTGGACGGGCGCGCCGGGGGCCGACGTGATCGAGGGCGAGGGTGACGGCGAGGGTGACGGCGAGGGTCACCCCGTGCTCCGCACCCGGCTGCACCTCGATGCCGGCGAGCAGCACGACCTGGTGCTGGAGATCGCGGACCGGACGCTGGGCCGCTGCCCCGCCGCCGACCGGCTCTGGCGGGCCACCGAGGCGAGCTGGGCCGAGCAGGTGCCGCACTTCGACGACGCGCTCGGCCCGCGCGACGCCCGCCACGCCTACGCCGTGCTGCGCGGGCTGACCGGCGCGAGCGGGGGCACCGTCGCCGCGGCCACCACCTCCCTGCCCGAACGGGCCGAGCAGGGCCGCAACTACGACTACCGCTACGTCTGGATCCGCGACCAGGCCTACATCGGCCAGGCGGTCGCGGCGGCCGGAGCGCACCCCCTGCTCGACGACTCCGTGCGCTTCACCACCGCCCGTCTGCACGAGCACGGCCCCGACCTCGCCCCCGCCTACACCACCACCGGCCTGGCCCTGCCCGACCGCCGCACCCTGGACCTGCCCGGCTATCCCGGCGGCTCCGACGTGACCGGCAACCACGTCAACGAGCAGTTCCAACTCGACGGGCTGGGCGAGACGCTGCTGCTGCTCGCGGCCGCCGCCCGGCACGGGCGCCTCGACCAGGACGGCCGCCAGGCCGCCCGGATCGCCGCCGACGCCATCGCCCAGCGCCACCGGGAGCCGGACGCGGGCATCTGGGAGCTGCACGAGGACCGGTGGACCCACAGCCGCCTCATCTGCGCCGCCGGCCTGCGCTCGGCCGCCACCGCCGGCGTCACCGACCCCGGCACGGCCGCCGGTTGGGAGGCGCTGGCCGACCACCTCACCGCACTGGCCGCCGCGACCAGCACCCACCCCACCGGGCGCTGGCAGCGCTCCCCCACCGACCCCGGCGTCGACGCCGCGCTGCTGCTGCCCGCCATCCGCGGCGCCCTGCCGGCGGACGACTCCCGCACCACGGCGACCCTCGACGCGGTGCGCCGCGAACTCTGCCAGGACCACTTCGCCTACCGGTTCCGCCACGACGAGCGCCCGCTGGAGGAGG
Coding sequences within:
- a CDS encoding GMC family oxidoreductase, with product MKGRLAAARATLARSAGSQRAIRERNASAWLLPDDGSRFDQHLVERMRRFEDADEVDLVIVGCGAGGATLAQRMAHAGWSVVCLEAGPFWDPDTQWVSDEAGSHQLYWNEPRVISGPDPVPMGSNNSGRGVGGSTVHFAGFVPRLHPSDFTTLTDDGVGADWPIGYEELRPSYERIEQELPVAGQYWPWGDPHGYPHAPHPVGGNGEVFLRGAAALGIEARVGPVAITNGRFGNRPHCVYRGFCLQGCKVNAKGSTLITHIPDALAHGAEIRTGSMAAAIETDAQGRYATGVRYLREGREHVQRARMVAVAGYAIETPRLLLNSADRRFPDGLCNDHDLVGRYVMVQGAPQTAGRFADEIRAYKAPPPEVSSEVFYETDPAKPYRRGYAIQTVSPLPITWAEHVAAQGHWGRDLRGYLQDYIHWATLGALCELLPQAGNRVTLADERDRHGLPVANFSYSQCDNDRAVIKAARTTMEEILRAAGATEVITIERYAHLVGGCRMAADAEHGVVDGDLRTFAIPNLLITDGSVLPTQGSANPALTIMALVDRAARRLVAGERQGLRTPTEGGSA
- a CDS encoding enolase C-terminal domain-like protein — protein: MTPDSPLLESLDVQVLTVPTDGPEADGTLAWDATTMVLVQARAGGATGLGWTYGAPATAAVIRDQLAELVLDRPAFDVPAANEAMGRAVRNAGRPGLVAGAVSAVDIALWDLKARLLDLPLVDLLGAARQDVPVYGSGGFTSYDERRLTDQLRHWTDEQEIPRVKIKIGESWGTCEERDLRRTEQARAAIGDDTELYVDANGGYQRKQAVRLARTFAGLGVSWFEEPVSSDDLAGLALVRDAVTADVTAGEYGYDLPYFARMIPSVDCLQADATRCGGLTGWLRAAALAQANGLQLSGHCAPHVHAHAAAAIPNLRHLEWFHDHVRIEELLFEGTLDPRGGTLRPGRDGAPGLGLTLRADRAERYRTA
- a CDS encoding glycoside hydrolase family 15 protein → MHPAPPPPHVLRDYALLADGERGALVGPRGDLAWMCAPRWDSDAVFAALIGGPGWYCVTPAAPYVWGGYYEGGSLIWRSRWTTTSGIIECREALAHPGDPHRAVLLRRIIAVDGPATVDVALQPAAGFGDHPARGLHRDETGRWTGRAGDLHLRWTGAPGADVIEGEGDGEGDGEGHPVLRTRLHLDAGEQHDLVLEIADRTLGRCPAADRLWRATEASWAEQVPHFDDALGPRDARHAYAVLRGLTGASGGTVAAATTSLPERAEQGRNYDYRYVWIRDQAYIGQAVAAAGAHPLLDDSVRFTTARLHEHGPDLAPAYTTTGLALPDRRTLDLPGYPGGSDVTGNHVNEQFQLDGLGETLLLLAAAARHGRLDQDGRQAARIAADAIAQRHREPDAGIWELHEDRWTHSRLICAAGLRSAATAGVTDPGTAAGWEALADHLTALAAATSTHPTGRWQRSPTDPGVDAALLLPAIRGALPADDSRTTATLDAVRRELCQDHFAYRFRHDERPLEEAEGAFLLCGFVLALAEHQQGHTIEAVRWFERNRAACGSPGLYAEEFDISQRQLRGNLPQAFVHGLMLETAVRLTQPPPHR